The DNA region GGACGTCGTTGTCTAGGATTACGCCGTCATCTACTTCCTTACCCCCGTGCAACAGGTAGATAGGCCTCTTCTCCACCTTCACTGGGCGCCTCTCCACAGGGGGGAGCTTTGCAGCGACCCGCAACAAGTCGGCTATGTGCTTTGAGATGATGTAGAACTCCCGCGGGTTGGGCGGTATCCTCACCACGATGCCGTGGCTGTATTTCAACGTAAAGGCCCCCTCCGGCGTATGCGGCGAGGGTGTGATCTTCTTGACAGACAACATCTCCGCCGCAAGGTCTGTGGTTGCCACCACCTCGAACTCTTTACCCCCTTGAAAGACGACGACGACCCTCGGCCTAGAGGCGTGGTAGTAGCGGTTAATTTCCCGTACAACCTCTGTCTTTAGCTCCAAGAAGTCGAAGTAGATGTCCCCGCCTTCGCCCACTGCCGGCCCTTCTAAAAAAGCCTTCTCGTTTACAATAGGCACAGCGGCAAGCGGCGGCACGTCGAGCATACCCCGCGCTTGTTGGTACACCACAAAGGCCAAGAGGTTTACTGCCGGGGCGTCTTCTGGGTAGAACCCGGAAAGGGCTAGGATTGGCTCGTCTCCCCGGCCGTAGACCAGGGGGCCGCCGCCGACTAGTGAGGAGAATAGGACACGTACATACCTGACACACGTCTTTGTCGAAAGCAACGCCTTTCTAGGATGGAGGTGGTACATCACACGGAGGTTGTACCGACTATAAAAATCTCATCGGCAACAGTTAAGTACATAAGCATATATACACATCCACGCGCTGATGAGGGCAGGTGTGTGGCGAGCGGTGAGCGGTGGTGACAAGACTGAAGTCCTTGACTAGACCCCCCCGGCCTGTGGCTAAGGCACGCTGGCCAGCAATCCTGCGTAGTATGTCAACCTCCGAGGCACTAGCTAAAAACCTGTACGTGGCAACCGCCTCGCCAGGCGGCGCGGCTCTGAGCTAGGGCACCTCAATGTTGGCGTGTCTCTTTGCTAGATCGCTCTCGTTTTTCCCCATCCGCTTCATGAGCTCCGCGATTATGGAATCCAGCACCACCATTGCCGTGTCCTCAAACAGAGTGCCAAGGGGGGACAGCGGCTCGTGTATGCCTAAAATCTGCCTGGCGAAGTAGTCGTCCATAGCCGCCACTTTCGTGCGGCCGGGCACAAACACTACTAGGTCAGCCACGCGGCCAAGCGGCGAGTCGTAGTATGAAGTGACAGCGACGACACGTGCCTTCATCTTCTTGGCCGCCTCAGCCGCGGCTACGACTATCTGCGTGCTACCGCTCCCTGAAATAGCCACTACTACATCGCCCTCCTCTACCGGCGGAGTTATAGTCTCCCCAAGCACGTAGGACCTTAGGCCGAGGTGCCTCAGCCTCATGGCAAAACCACGCCCCACCAGGCCGCTTCTCCCTACACCAACGACAAGAATCTTCTTATTAGACTTATAAGATTCTTCAAGTATTTTAACAAATGCCTCTATTTCATCTAGTTTTATCTTATCAAGTGCTTTAAGTATAAAATTCGAGATTTCTAGATATGCCTGTTTGAAGTATGTCACCACAAACTTCTAAAAAAGTCTATTTTTAAAACTACTCACTATACATTGAACGGTCGCCGTAGAAAACCTCTATCTTTTTGGGACTCAGCTTCTCCACAATAAAATCAAAAGCCGCCTTGGGGTCTGTGTGGTCCCCGCACGTGTAGACATCTACAGTGGCAAAGCCATGCTCCGGCCACGTGTGGATAGATATGTGGCTCTCTGCCACAACCGCGAATACGGTCAAACCACCGTTAGGCCCAAACCTGTAAGAACCTATCGACAGCAACATGGCGTTTGCCACCCTCACCGCCTCCTTTACAATCGTTATCAGAGCCGCCTCATCTCCCAACACCCTGGCGTCGCATCCATATAAGTTCCCGTAGACGTGCCTGCCGACTACTACCCTACCCCCCACGCCCCCCGCCATAAGTCCCACATTTTCGGCGATTTAAAAATTTAACCCCCAACAATCCCCCACCTACAGATTTGTACTTGCAGATACCCTACTTGTAAAATATCTTTGTTCTCCTAGAAAAACACAAAGGAGGGATCAAAGACCCGGTTTACAAAAATTGAGATATTTCACACAACGCGGGAGCTGAAAAGAAAAAGGGAAAAATAGCGAGAAAAAGAGACTACCACTCCTCCTCTTCCTCCCACTCTTCTTCGAATTCTTCCCAGAGCTCCTCTTCCTCTTCCCACTCCTCCTCCTCTCTGTAGTACCATATCGGCATAGACCCCCCGAAAGTTGCTATTTATAAACATTCTAACCGTGCCGCGTGTTGTGGCTAGAGTTGGCTACGTGCGGGGGCTTGCGCAGAGGCGGGTGAAGTACCGCTTCGACTTAGAACCTCCCCGGCCAATAGCCAGGTGGGTGGCAGAGGACTTGGGCAACGTGGCGACTCTCCTCGAAGAGGAGTGGGAAGCCGTCTTCTGCCCCATCATGCAACTCCCCAGCCTGGGCAGTCTACTCATAGAGTGGAACGGGGGTCACCTCGTAGCCGACGTCTCGATATGCGCGCCGGTTTCCCACCCCGGGGCTCCCCACCTATCTTTCGAAATTCCGGTGGACAGAGTTGACATATGCGTTGAGCCCATCGCCCCGCCTGGCACAGCGGCGAAGTATATAACTTTATACACACCTACCGTTAAGAGCCTTGGGCGGGTGACGCTCCGCGGCAGATTCGCTATTGTGAAGTACCGAGGCCTTTTGTTCGCCGTTGAGGCCAGGTGGAGAGGGGACCCGAGAGGGGGCATTACGCTGGAGCTTGCGCGGTACAGGTGCGAACCCTATAACTTGGGAGAGGCTGTGAGAAAGCTAAAAAGTATACTAGAGCCCAGACGTATGTGAAGTATATTGCCGTGGTCTGTCCCCGATGTGGGAAGGCAAGCGCGGCTCGGGCTGATGCAAAGAAACACCAGTGCCCCTACTGCGGCACGCTTATAAACATAGAAAAGGCCGCCGTAATCGCCGTGGGTAGCGCCAAGGCAGTTAG from Pyrobaculum arsenaticum DSM 13514 includes:
- the hxlB gene encoding 6-phospho-3-hexuloisomerase, with the translated sequence MVTYFKQAYLEISNFILKALDKIKLDEIEAFVKILEESYKSNKKILVVGVGRSGLVGRGFAMRLRHLGLRSYVLGETITPPVEEGDVVVAISGSGSTQIVVAAAEAAKKMKARVVAVTSYYDSPLGRVADLVVFVPGRTKVAAMDDYFARQILGIHEPLSPLGTLFEDTAMVVLDSIIAELMKRMGKNESDLAKRHANIEVP
- the speD gene encoding adenosylmethionine decarboxylase — encoded protein: MAGGVGGRVVVGRHVYGNLYGCDARVLGDEAALITIVKEAVRVANAMLLSIGSYRFGPNGGLTVFAVVAESHISIHTWPEHGFATVDVYTCGDHTDPKAAFDFIVEKLSPKKIEVFYGDRSMYSE